A window of Eikenella corrodens contains these coding sequences:
- a CDS encoding NAD(P)H-hydrate epimerase yields MPQNPPKIYTAAQMREREQAAVAAGTSFLQLMENAGQAAAADLLRRLPEPGRALLVCGKGNNGGDALVIARVLQQRGWQADIVLLLGTALSDLAETNRQRLQGLEGIRFLSVEALPAALEQGYGLIIDGIFGTGFSGSLPPEAAECCRLLNRAAGCKVALDIPTGLNGDTGEAAADTFRANLTYAFAALKPAHANPAARQWCGEIVCLDIGID; encoded by the coding sequence ATGCCGCAGAATCCCCCGAAAATCTACACCGCCGCCCAGATGCGCGAGCGCGAACAGGCTGCCGTGGCGGCCGGCACCAGCTTTTTGCAGCTGATGGAAAACGCCGGGCAGGCCGCCGCTGCCGATTTGCTGCGCCGCCTGCCCGAGCCAGGCCGCGCCCTCTTGGTGTGCGGCAAGGGCAATAACGGCGGCGATGCGCTGGTGATTGCCCGTGTGTTGCAGCAGCGCGGCTGGCAGGCCGATATTGTGCTGCTCTTGGGCACGGCGTTGTCGGATTTGGCCGAAACTAACCGCCAACGCCTCCAAGGTTTGGAGGGCATCCGCTTCCTGTCGGTTGAGGCATTGCCGGCCGCGCTGGAGCAGGGTTACGGCCTGATTATCGACGGCATTTTCGGCACCGGTTTTTCAGGTAGCCTGCCGCCCGAGGCCGCCGAATGCTGCCGCCTGCTCAACCGCGCGGCAGGCTGCAAAGTGGCGCTCGACATCCCCACCGGCCTCAACGGCGACACCGGGGAAGCCGCCGCCGACACCTTCCGCGCCAACCTCACCTACGCCTTCGCCGCCCTCAAACCCGCCCACGCCAACCCCGCCGCGCGGCAGTGGTGCGGTGAGATAGTGTGTTTGGACATTGGGATCGATTAG